In Jatrophihabitans endophyticus, one DNA window encodes the following:
- a CDS encoding alpha/beta fold hydrolase, translating to MDSFSRQGLVFDVTDSGPADGEVVVLLHGFPQNRHEWTGVTPQLTAAGCRVLAPDQRGYSPGARPAGRRAYVQSELVADVVALIDAAGVEKVHVVGHDWGALVAWALTSRHPERVRTLTAVSVPHPKAFAYAMPRGQALKSWYMAAFQLPAVPERFLPTPRGLALLGGKGLTTEQMKAYVEPLGRDGLTGALNWYRALPWSQREKGYARRSTVPTTYVWSDGDVALGRAGAEATERFVDAPYRFAVLPGLSHWIPDEAPDALAELILDRITAVAE from the coding sequence ATGGACTCCTTCTCGCGACAGGGTCTCGTCTTCGACGTGACGGACTCCGGCCCGGCCGACGGCGAGGTCGTCGTGCTGCTGCACGGGTTCCCGCAGAACCGCCACGAGTGGACCGGCGTCACGCCGCAGCTCACCGCCGCCGGCTGCCGCGTCCTCGCCCCCGACCAACGCGGCTACTCGCCCGGGGCCCGGCCGGCCGGGCGACGGGCGTACGTGCAGTCCGAGCTCGTCGCCGACGTGGTCGCGCTGATCGACGCCGCGGGGGTCGAGAAGGTGCACGTGGTCGGGCACGACTGGGGTGCGCTCGTGGCCTGGGCGCTGACGTCGCGGCACCCCGAGCGGGTGCGGACGCTGACCGCGGTCAGCGTGCCGCACCCCAAGGCCTTCGCCTACGCGATGCCGCGCGGCCAGGCGCTGAAGTCCTGGTACATGGCGGCATTCCAGCTGCCCGCGGTGCCCGAGCGGTTCCTGCCCACGCCGCGCGGCCTGGCCCTGCTCGGCGGGAAGGGACTGACGACCGAGCAGATGAAGGCGTACGTCGAGCCGCTCGGCCGCGACGGGCTGACCGGCGCGCTGAACTGGTACCGCGCGCTGCCGTGGTCGCAGCGGGAGAAGGGGTACGCGCGCCGGTCGACGGTGCCGACCACCTACGTGTGGAGCGACGGCGACGTGGCGCTGGGTCGCGCCGGCGCCGAGGCCACCGAGCGTTTCGTGGACGCGCCCTACCGCTTCGCGGTGCTCCCCGGCCTGAGCCACTGGATCCCCGACGAGGCCCCGGACGCGCTCGCCGAGCTGATCCTCGACCGCATCACCGCCGTCGCGGAGTAG
- a CDS encoding helix-turn-helix domain-containing protein — MTELGEVLRAWRDRLGPGDVGLPPGRGRRAVGLRREEVAMLAGVSLEYLVRLEQGRARHPSASLLAALARTLRLTDDERDHLYRAGGVAVPSRGVVPQHVLPGVQRIVDRLGDVPLAVHTAAWDVVLWNPLWAAITGDPRERQGLDRNVAWRHFTEARGVIDFDEQHAEQFADDLAADLREAAGRYPDDPGLARLITRLRDESPDFARRWGRAHVARHRSSRKTATSTPVGPIRLDCDVLTVPGSDLRIVVYTAAPGTEDASKLELLAVTGVQAVSAAASPVNASGTSA; from the coding sequence ATGACCGAGCTGGGTGAGGTGCTGCGGGCGTGGCGTGATCGGCTGGGCCCCGGGGACGTGGGCCTGCCGCCGGGACGCGGCCGCCGCGCCGTCGGGCTGCGTCGGGAGGAGGTCGCGATGCTCGCCGGCGTGAGCCTCGAGTACCTCGTACGGCTCGAGCAGGGCCGGGCGCGCCACCCGTCCGCGTCCCTGCTCGCCGCCCTGGCCCGCACGCTGCGGCTCACCGACGACGAGCGCGATCACCTCTACCGCGCGGGTGGCGTCGCGGTCCCGTCCCGCGGCGTCGTCCCCCAGCACGTCCTACCGGGCGTGCAGCGCATCGTCGACCGGTTGGGCGACGTGCCGCTGGCGGTCCACACCGCAGCCTGGGACGTCGTGCTGTGGAACCCGCTGTGGGCCGCGATCACCGGCGACCCGCGCGAGCGACAGGGTCTCGACCGCAACGTCGCCTGGCGCCATTTCACCGAGGCCCGCGGGGTCATCGACTTCGACGAGCAGCACGCCGAGCAGTTCGCCGACGATCTGGCCGCCGACCTGCGCGAGGCCGCCGGTCGCTACCCGGACGACCCCGGTCTCGCCCGGTTGATCACCCGCCTCCGCGACGAGTCACCGGACTTCGCGCGCCGGTGGGGTCGGGCCCACGTCGCGCGTCACCGGTCGAGTCGCAAGACGGCCACGTCGACCCCGGTCGGCCCGATCCGGCTGGACTGCGACGTCCTCACCGTCCCGGGCAGCGACCTGCGCATCGTCGTCTACACCGCCGCCCCGGGCACGGAGGATGCGTCGAAGCTCGAGTTGCTGGCGGTCACGGGGGTGCAGGCCGTGAGCGCGGCCGCGAGCCCCGTGAACGCGTCCGGCACGAGTGCGTAG
- a CDS encoding polysaccharide deacetylase family protein, whose protein sequence is MPSASPCSSRPAVSRSAAREARSPSPSCPGSPTSDRTASPSTSREGVPRILDLLDEHILPMTSFMIGDDVRRHPDMAADGVRRGHEAGTHGRRWERQYEQSRPEEAALDRRQRHRVWWASKDDIAQSIILDHPDTATWVERDPAPVSGLPGRNI, encoded by the coding sequence TTGCCGTCAGCGTCTCCGTGCAGTTCGAGGCCGGCAGTCAGCCGATCAGCGGCGCGGGAGGCCCGATCACCGAGCCCATCCTGCCCAGGCTCCCCGACCTCGGACAGGACAGCTTCTCCGAGTACCTCGCGCGAGGGCGTCCCGCGCATCCTCGACCTGCTCGACGAGCACATCCTCCCGATGACGTCGTTCATGATCGGCGACGACGTTCGCCGGCATCCCGATATGGCGGCAGATGGCGTCCGCCGCGGCCACGAGGCCGGCACTCACGGGCGGCGCTGGGAGCGGCAGTACGAGCAGAGCCGGCCCGAGGAGGCCGCCCTGGATCGCCGACAACGTCACCGCGTGTGGTGGGCCAGCAAGGACGACATCGCGCAGTCGATCATCCTCGATCACCCCGACACCGCGACCTGGGTCGAGCGCGACCCCGCACCCGTCAGCGGCCTACCCGGCCGCAACATCTGA
- a CDS encoding SDR family NAD(P)-dependent oxidoreductase, giving the protein MTTTLITGANRGLGLETARRLVAAGHTVYAGMRDPAGGDAARAVGARVVRLDVTDAASVTAAVAELPELDVLVNNAGVLGTSFDLDDLDADAMTAVLDTNVVGIVRTTQAALPLLRRSANPVVVNVASGVGWPRALQEPGRDEYPVRAVPYAASKAAVITLTVQYAKNLPDFRVNVADPGYTATDLNRHSGHQTVTEGTDATVMLATLGPDGPTGEFHDRHGRIAF; this is encoded by the coding sequence ATGACCACCACCTTGATCACCGGAGCCAATCGGGGCCTGGGCCTCGAGACCGCGCGCCGCCTCGTCGCCGCGGGCCACACCGTCTATGCGGGGATGCGTGACCCGGCCGGCGGCGACGCCGCCCGCGCGGTGGGCGCACGCGTCGTCCGACTCGACGTGACCGACGCCGCCTCCGTCACCGCCGCGGTCGCCGAGTTGCCCGAGCTCGACGTCCTCGTGAACAACGCCGGCGTCCTCGGCACGTCCTTCGACCTCGACGACCTCGATGCCGACGCCATGACCGCCGTCCTCGACACCAACGTCGTCGGCATCGTGCGGACGACCCAGGCCGCGCTCCCGCTGCTGCGCCGCTCGGCCAACCCCGTCGTCGTCAACGTGGCGTCCGGCGTCGGTTGGCCACGCGCGCTGCAGGAGCCGGGCCGCGACGAGTACCCGGTGCGCGCCGTCCCCTACGCCGCCTCGAAGGCGGCCGTCATCACGCTGACCGTGCAGTATGCGAAGAACCTGCCGGACTTCCGCGTCAACGTCGCCGACCCCGGCTACACCGCGACGGACCTCAACCGCCACAGCGGCCACCAGACGGTCACCGAGGGCACGGACGCGACGGTCATGCTGGCGACGCTCGGCCCGGACGGCCCCACCGGCGAGTTCCACGACCGGCACGGCCGCATCGCGTTCTGA
- the arsM gene encoding arsenite methyltransferase: MTGTELREQVRARYAAAATAVVAADNAATACCRGTSGPVGTAFGAPSYSTTEQAELPAAAVAASLGCGNPVSTVDLRLGERVLDLGSGGGIDVLLSARRVGPTGHAYGVDMTDEMLALAETNRARVGATNVTFLRGTIEDVPLPAGAVDVVISNCVINLSTDKAVALAEMFRVLLPGGRIGISDVVAEDDLLPADRADRGSHVGCIAGALSSVEYLDGLTAAGFADASVTFTHEVAPGMHGALVRAIKPAG; encoded by the coding sequence ATGACCGGGACCGAGCTCCGCGAGCAGGTGCGCGCGCGCTACGCCGCGGCGGCGACAGCTGTCGTGGCCGCCGACAATGCCGCGACGGCGTGTTGCCGCGGCACCTCGGGTCCGGTCGGCACGGCGTTCGGGGCACCGTCGTACTCGACGACCGAACAGGCTGAGCTCCCCGCCGCGGCCGTCGCCGCCTCGCTCGGGTGCGGGAACCCGGTGAGCACGGTCGACCTGCGGCTCGGCGAACGCGTGCTCGATCTCGGTTCGGGCGGCGGCATCGACGTCCTGCTCTCCGCCCGACGGGTCGGCCCGACCGGACACGCCTACGGCGTCGACATGACCGACGAGATGCTCGCACTCGCCGAGACGAACCGGGCGCGGGTCGGCGCGACCAACGTGACGTTCCTCCGCGGCACGATCGAGGATGTGCCGTTGCCGGCCGGCGCCGTCGACGTCGTGATCTCCAACTGCGTGATCAACCTGTCGACCGACAAGGCGGTGGCGCTGGCCGAGATGTTCCGCGTGCTGCTCCCGGGCGGACGCATCGGCATCTCCGACGTCGTGGCCGAGGACGACCTGCTGCCGGCGGACCGAGCCGACCGCGGTTCCCACGTCGGCTGCATCGCCGGTGCGTTGTCGTCGGTCGAGTACCTCGACGGCCTGACCGCGGCCGGGTTCGCCGACGCCTCGGTCACGTTCACCCACGAGGTGGCGCCGGGCATGCATGGCGCGCTCGTCCGAGCGATCAAGCCTGCCGGCTGA
- a CDS encoding FMN-dependent NADH-azoreductase, with amino-acid sequence MTLFRLDASIREDGSHSRAIADLVEAEWRAANPAAEIVRRHVGLDPIPATTWGTAVGAAFTPEADRTAEQRDAAALAARETDALVGADAALFAVPLYNFGVSQHFKAWVDLVISDPRMAAGVTPATAGKPAVLVTVRGGAYGAGTPREGWDHATGWMRRILQDVWQLDLSVVEREFTLVGVNPALDEFADLADEMRAEAERIARDHGRALGPDRAA; translated from the coding sequence ATGACCCTGTTCCGGCTCGACGCCAGCATTCGCGAGGACGGCTCGCACAGCCGCGCGATCGCCGACCTGGTCGAGGCCGAGTGGCGCGCGGCGAACCCGGCGGCCGAGATCGTCCGCCGCCACGTCGGGCTGGACCCGATCCCGGCCACCACCTGGGGCACCGCGGTCGGCGCCGCCTTCACCCCCGAGGCCGACCGCACGGCCGAGCAGCGCGACGCGGCCGCACTCGCCGCACGCGAGACCGACGCGCTCGTGGGAGCCGACGCCGCGCTCTTCGCCGTGCCCCTCTACAACTTCGGCGTCTCGCAGCACTTCAAGGCATGGGTCGACCTCGTGATCTCCGACCCGCGCATGGCCGCCGGCGTCACCCCCGCCACCGCGGGGAAGCCCGCCGTCCTCGTGACCGTCCGCGGCGGCGCCTACGGCGCCGGCACGCCGCGCGAGGGCTGGGACCACGCGACCGGGTGGATGCGCCGCATCCTGCAGGACGTGTGGCAGCTCGACCTCTCTGTCGTCGAGCGCGAGTTCACGCTCGTCGGGGTCAACCCCGCCCTCGACGAGTTCGCCGACCTCGCCGACGAGATGCGTGCCGAGGCCGAGCGGATCGCGCGCGACCACGGCCGCGCCCTGGGGCCCGACCGCGCCGCCTGA
- a CDS encoding winged helix-turn-helix transcriptional regulator, which produces MPRDGTACSGAVERCDAALAAAFGILGKRWNGLIVGTLATTNAGFADLRRAVAGITDSMLSDRLTELAGAGIVERSVTDTRPPGVTYRLTPAGHALLPILDQLAGWADEHLAPRCPG; this is translated from the coding sequence GTGCCGCGCGACGGCACCGCGTGCAGCGGGGCCGTCGAGCGGTGCGACGCCGCCCTCGCCGCGGCCTTCGGCATCCTCGGCAAGCGCTGGAACGGCCTGATCGTCGGCACCCTGGCGACGACCAACGCCGGCTTCGCCGACCTGCGCCGCGCCGTCGCGGGCATCACCGACTCGATGCTGTCCGACCGGCTCACCGAGCTCGCCGGCGCGGGGATAGTCGAGCGCAGCGTCACCGACACCCGCCCGCCCGGCGTGACCTACCGGCTCACCCCGGCCGGTCACGCGTTGCTGCCGATCCTCGACCAGCTCGCCGGCTGGGCCGACGAGCACCTCGCCCCCCGCTGCCCCGGGTGA
- a CDS encoding LysR family transcriptional regulator, whose translation MPSLRALQCFTAVAEHDTVTAAAVHLGITQPALSHQITALERELGVAVLDRQQRGSRLTPAGRALLPYALTCVDAEHAFTEQARRVAGLRIGELRVCCAQSVTAGLLPRVLRHWQRRHPDVTIFVSEFDSADRVAAAVRAGDADLGVAPTPSAWDGRTTTLGWEEMVVAMAVNDPLASSASVPLTRLADRGLVHFTSGHALSGWVDATFAAAGLHSRVVVRTGQTSAAALLAATGIGPALVPLTALPPRYPGVVRPLRPKRGRDIVALTATDDPLTMTFVADLVANGVPTLPRTRTA comes from the coding sequence ATGCCATCGTTGCGCGCCCTGCAGTGCTTCACCGCCGTCGCAGAGCACGACACCGTGACCGCGGCCGCCGTCCATCTCGGCATCACCCAGCCGGCACTGTCGCACCAGATCACGGCGCTGGAACGCGAACTCGGCGTTGCCGTGCTCGACCGGCAGCAACGCGGATCCCGGCTGACGCCGGCCGGGCGTGCGCTGCTGCCCTACGCGCTGACCTGCGTCGACGCCGAACACGCCTTCACCGAGCAGGCACGCCGGGTCGCCGGCCTGCGCATCGGCGAGCTACGCGTCTGCTGCGCCCAGTCGGTCACGGCCGGCCTGCTGCCCAGGGTGCTGCGCCACTGGCAGCGCAGGCACCCTGACGTCACGATCTTCGTGTCGGAGTTCGACAGCGCCGACCGCGTCGCCGCAGCGGTGCGAGCCGGGGACGCCGATCTCGGCGTGGCGCCGACGCCCTCAGCCTGGGACGGACGGACGACGACGCTCGGCTGGGAGGAGATGGTCGTCGCGATGGCGGTCAACGATCCGCTCGCGAGCTCGGCGTCCGTCCCGTTGACCAGACTTGCCGATCGCGGGCTCGTCCACTTCACCTCCGGCCACGCGCTCAGCGGCTGGGTCGACGCGACGTTCGCCGCGGCCGGCCTGCACTCCCGTGTCGTGGTGCGGACCGGGCAGACGAGCGCCGCGGCGCTGCTGGCGGCCACCGGGATCGGTCCTGCGCTCGTCCCGTTGACCGCGCTGCCCCCGCGCTATCCGGGCGTGGTGCGGCCGCTACGCCCCAAGCGCGGACGCGACATCGTCGCCCTCACCGCAACGGACGATCCGCTGACGATGACGTTCGTCGCCGACCTGGTGGCGAACGGCGTGCCGACGCTCCCCCGAACCCGCACCGCTTGA
- a CDS encoding acetamidase/formamidase family protein yields MTHHRLEPSVDTVSDVLTRGRPPVLSMQPGDRLTVRTLDCAGNLDRGPAVAAGGGRRLLPGARGHCLAGPVAVVGARPGQTLAVGIEALTPDRWGFTRAGGHDTLLHRRLGTAALDPAQLSWDIDDVAGGVAVNQYGVAVDVRPFLGVIGLPPDADGEHSTIPPRAAGAGNVDCAELVAGSTLFVPVTVPDAYLYLGDGHAAQGDGEVGGTAIETGMTTTVTLDLIDDPPVAGVHAVTPAGLITFGFDADLNAATADALAAMLDWLERLTGLARPVVLALASTCVDLRITQIANRTWGVHAVLPHRVREQLRR; encoded by the coding sequence GTGACCCACCACCGGCTCGAACCGAGCGTCGACACCGTCTCCGACGTGCTGACCCGCGGCCGGCCGCCCGTACTGAGCATGCAACCGGGGGACCGGTTGACCGTCCGCACGCTCGACTGTGCAGGCAATCTCGATCGCGGGCCGGCCGTGGCGGCCGGTGGTGGCCGCCGCCTCCTCCCGGGCGCGCGGGGCCACTGCCTGGCCGGCCCCGTCGCCGTCGTCGGCGCCCGGCCGGGGCAGACGCTCGCGGTCGGCATCGAGGCGCTGACACCGGACCGCTGGGGATTCACCCGGGCGGGTGGTCACGACACCCTGTTGCACCGGCGACTGGGGACGGCCGCACTCGACCCCGCCCAGCTGTCGTGGGACATCGACGACGTCGCCGGGGGCGTCGCGGTGAACCAGTACGGCGTCGCCGTCGACGTCCGCCCGTTCCTCGGCGTGATCGGCCTGCCGCCCGACGCCGACGGCGAGCACTCGACCATCCCGCCGCGGGCCGCCGGCGCCGGCAACGTCGACTGCGCCGAGCTCGTCGCCGGCTCGACCCTGTTCGTGCCGGTGACCGTCCCGGACGCCTACCTCTACCTGGGTGACGGTCACGCGGCCCAGGGCGACGGCGAGGTCGGCGGCACCGCGATCGAGACCGGTATGACCACGACGGTCACGCTCGACCTGATCGACGACCCGCCGGTCGCGGGCGTGCACGCCGTGACGCCGGCCGGCCTGATCACCTTCGGCTTCGACGCCGACCTCAACGCCGCGACCGCCGACGCCCTCGCCGCGATGCTGGACTGGCTGGAACGACTCACCGGGCTGGCTCGTCCCGTCGTCCTCGCCCTCGCGTCCACGTGCGTCGACCTGCGCATCACCCAGATCGCGAACCGCACGTGGGGAGTGCACGCGGTGCTGCCCCATCGCGTCCGAGAGCAGCTGCGCCGCTGA
- a CDS encoding helix-turn-helix transcriptional regulator, whose translation MGELLSGEEMQRWEAWKRATDAVWGQVVSEILAATGLSAADFSVLTRVVETDDLPRQQQLADALGWQRSRLSRQLTRMADRDLVERVGEGNERVVRATPNGRRAATAARAAHANAVRGALLTRTPRSSVNPFWSTIRDLTP comes from the coding sequence GTGGGCGAGCTGTTGAGCGGTGAGGAGATGCAGCGTTGGGAGGCGTGGAAGCGGGCGACCGATGCAGTATGGGGGCAGGTGGTCAGCGAGATCCTGGCCGCAACCGGCCTGTCCGCGGCCGACTTCTCGGTGCTCACCCGTGTGGTGGAGACTGACGATCTACCGCGTCAGCAGCAACTGGCAGACGCCTTGGGCTGGCAGCGGAGTCGGCTGTCCCGCCAGCTGACTCGGATGGCAGATCGAGACCTCGTCGAGCGGGTCGGTGAGGGCAACGAACGCGTCGTGCGCGCGACGCCCAACGGGAGACGAGCGGCTACAGCAGCGCGGGCAGCGCATGCCAACGCTGTCCGCGGTGCACTTCTGACACGGACCCCCCGGTCATCGGTCAACCCGTTCTGGTCGACGATCCGCGATCTCACGCCCTGA
- a CDS encoding PAC2 family protein: protein MTVDPEELFDLDADRPELSGAVLLHALDGFVDAGSAVQLARSALLPDDAPVVARFDLDQLYDYRARRPVMRFDVDRWTDYDTPQLTVRLLHDQDETPYLLLAGPEPDRQWERYSAAVALLVERLGVRLVVGLDAFPMSVPHTRPTPIIVHGSRRELFADYRAWLGQIMVPASAGHLVEYRLGAAGVDTLGIAAPVPPYLAQAEYPAAALALLREVGARAGLRFDTSSLEDAEGVNRTAIERQVAASTELQTLIAAIEQQYDAAAEARAALTDGDLPSADELGAELERFLADESRGD from the coding sequence ATGACCGTGGACCCCGAAGAGCTCTTCGACCTCGACGCCGACCGCCCGGAGCTGTCCGGCGCGGTGCTGCTGCACGCCCTCGACGGGTTCGTCGACGCGGGATCCGCGGTGCAGCTCGCCCGCTCCGCGCTGCTGCCCGACGACGCTCCCGTGGTGGCCCGCTTCGACCTCGACCAGCTCTACGACTACCGGGCGCGTCGCCCGGTGATGCGCTTCGACGTCGACCGGTGGACCGACTACGACACCCCGCAGCTGACGGTGCGCCTGCTGCATGACCAGGACGAGACGCCCTACCTGCTGCTGGCCGGACCGGAGCCGGACCGGCAGTGGGAGCGGTACTCGGCCGCCGTCGCGCTGCTGGTGGAGCGGCTCGGCGTGCGGCTCGTCGTCGGGCTGGACGCGTTCCCGATGTCGGTGCCGCACACCCGGCCCACGCCGATCATCGTGCACGGTTCCCGCCGCGAGCTGTTCGCCGACTACCGCGCCTGGCTCGGTCAGATCATGGTGCCGGCCAGCGCCGGCCACCTGGTCGAGTACCGCCTGGGAGCGGCCGGCGTCGACACCCTGGGCATCGCCGCGCCGGTGCCGCCCTACCTGGCCCAGGCCGAGTACCCCGCCGCGGCGCTGGCCCTGCTGCGCGAGGTCGGTGCGCGCGCCGGGCTGCGCTTCGACACGAGCAGCCTCGAGGACGCCGAGGGCGTGAACCGCACCGCGATCGAGCGGCAGGTCGCCGCCTCGACGGAGCTGCAGACGCTGATCGCGGCCATCGAGCAGCAGTACGACGCCGCCGCCGAGGCCCGCGCGGCCCTCACCGACGGTGACCTGCCCTCGGCCGACGAGCTGGGCGCCGAGCTGGAGCGGTTCCTGGCCGACGAGTCACGCGGCGACTGA
- a CDS encoding ester cyclase, whose product MAAGLAALALAGAAPATGASAAGHPVDRITTGGQSKVATASDPHLVHFQHLSIDQGLSPDRARLVVRRIRELYTFWDTGDVRYLHRADSPAFVDRTLPTGRPQGLRGIEQASRTFRAAVPDLRCTVADVLIAGDRVSVRQVYSGHFTGTYNGARGHGQGVRFNAFDIQQVGARQIVGDWHLEDNMTFSKQIGALS is encoded by the coding sequence GTGGCCGCGGGTCTCGCCGCGCTCGCCCTCGCCGGTGCCGCCCCGGCGACGGGCGCAAGCGCAGCCGGTCATCCCGTCGACCGGATCACCACCGGTGGGCAGTCGAAAGTCGCGACGGCCTCAGATCCTCATCTCGTGCACTTCCAGCACCTCAGCATCGACCAGGGCCTGTCCCCAGACCGCGCCCGGCTCGTGGTGCGCAGAATCCGCGAGCTCTATACGTTCTGGGACACCGGCGACGTGCGCTACCTGCACCGCGCGGACAGCCCGGCGTTCGTGGACCGCACGCTCCCGACCGGCCGACCGCAGGGGCTGCGCGGCATCGAGCAGGCGTCGCGGACCTTCCGCGCCGCCGTCCCCGACCTGCGCTGCACGGTCGCCGACGTCCTGATCGCTGGTGACCGCGTCTCCGTCCGGCAGGTCTACTCCGGGCACTTCACCGGCACTTACAACGGCGCTAGGGGGCACGGCCAGGGCGTGCGCTTCAACGCCTTCGACATTCAGCAGGTTGGTGCCCGGCAGATCGTCGGTGACTGGCACCTCGAGGACAACATGACCTTTTCGAAGCAGATCGGAGCACTGTCATGA
- a CDS encoding SDR family oxidoreductase, whose amino-acid sequence MSNEPRNTELADKTILLVGGRSGIAATLAADISEAGGVPVLAGRTPVTHGDLRWVHLDLQDEATIKAAAAELGEVDHVISLAAAHANGPVADLERDAVIGAFEAKVIGPILLAKHFGARVREGGSFLFFSGVAAWKPAPGLSVMATTNAAVAFLAEALAVELATVRVNALSPGIIDSGAWDAMGDAKDELFRTTAASNPARRVGTPADISAAAIALLTNTFITGTVLHVDGGGRLS is encoded by the coding sequence ATGAGCAACGAGCCTCGCAACACCGAGCTTGCAGACAAGACCATCCTTCTTGTCGGCGGACGATCCGGCATCGCGGCGACGCTTGCCGCCGACATCAGCGAGGCCGGCGGTGTGCCCGTCCTCGCCGGCCGAACGCCGGTGACCCACGGCGACCTGCGCTGGGTCCATCTCGATCTGCAAGACGAAGCGACCATCAAAGCCGCCGCCGCGGAGCTCGGCGAGGTCGACCACGTGATCAGCCTCGCCGCCGCGCACGCCAACGGCCCGGTCGCCGACCTAGAGCGCGACGCCGTCATCGGCGCCTTCGAGGCGAAGGTGATCGGCCCCATCCTGCTTGCCAAGCACTTCGGCGCCAGGGTGCGCGAGGGCGGCTCGTTCCTCTTCTTTTCCGGCGTGGCCGCTTGGAAGCCAGCCCCGGGGCTGTCGGTCATGGCCACCACCAACGCTGCGGTTGCCTTCCTCGCCGAGGCCCTCGCGGTCGAGCTGGCAACCGTGCGCGTCAACGCGCTCTCACCCGGCATCATCGACTCCGGCGCCTGGGACGCCATGGGTGATGCCAAGGACGAGCTGTTCCGCACGACCGCCGCCTCGAACCCCGCGCGACGCGTCGGGACGCCAGCCGACATCAGCGCCGCCGCAATCGCGCTGCTCACGAACACCTTCATCACCGGCACGGTGCTGCACGTCGACGGCGGGGGACGGCTCAGCTGA
- a CDS encoding SDR family oxidoreductase has protein sequence MTTRRTVLITGGTRGIGNGLARRFAARGDRVMITGRDRRRLAEAGRQTPGLLTAQSDISSPRDREQLATHVVEQLPTLDLLINNAGVQRRVSLADDDASWPERQAELDALLSGPVHLNHLLIPIMLNHGNTATIVNVTSGGALIPQPFAPLYSAAKAALHSYTMTLRHALADTAIDVLELMPPAVATGLSGSPTPHGADINAFCDAAFAGIQARQPVVSFGSTATDQVQQRLRSEQDMFETNSARFPVIVY, from the coding sequence ATGACAACTCGACGAACAGTGTTGATCACCGGCGGCACCCGAGGCATCGGGAACGGATTGGCCCGACGGTTCGCAGCTCGGGGCGACCGGGTCATGATCACCGGGCGTGACCGACGACGCCTGGCGGAGGCGGGCCGCCAGACACCCGGCTTGCTGACCGCTCAGAGCGACATCTCCTCACCCCGAGACCGCGAACAGCTCGCCACTCACGTCGTCGAACAACTGCCGACGCTGGACCTGCTGATCAACAACGCCGGCGTCCAACGTCGAGTCTCCCTTGCCGACGACGACGCATCCTGGCCCGAGCGACAAGCCGAGCTCGACGCGCTTCTCAGCGGTCCTGTTCACCTGAACCACCTTCTCATTCCGATCATGCTCAACCACGGCAATACCGCCACCATCGTCAACGTCACCTCCGGCGGTGCGCTCATCCCGCAACCCTTCGCCCCGCTCTACAGCGCCGCCAAAGCCGCCCTGCACAGCTACACGATGACCCTGCGGCACGCCCTGGCCGACACCGCGATCGACGTCCTGGAACTCATGCCGCCCGCCGTCGCCACCGGCCTCTCGGGCTCACCCACACCGCACGGAGCAGACATCAACGCCTTCTGTGACGCCGCGTTCGCAGGTATCCAAGCCCGCCAACCGGTCGTCAGCTTCGGATCCACCGCTACCGACCAGGTCCAACAACGACTGAGGAGCGAGCAAGACATGTTCGAAACGAACAGCGCCCGCTTTCCCGTCATCGTCTACTGA
- a CDS encoding ArsR/SmtB family transcription factor, protein MWQAGAVWDSDAAVELARRCKALGDPTRVRLLSLLVGAGDDGACICDLTGPVGLTQPTVSHHMKQLAAAGLVTREQRGRWAYYALVPDAFTGLAAALTACTPVTASNSSFDASSVPGAAV, encoded by the coding sequence ATGTGGCAGGCTGGTGCCGTGTGGGACTCGGACGCGGCGGTCGAGCTCGCTCGCCGCTGCAAGGCGCTCGGCGACCCGACGCGGGTGCGACTGCTGTCGTTGCTCGTGGGCGCCGGCGACGACGGTGCCTGCATCTGCGACCTGACGGGGCCGGTCGGGCTGACCCAACCCACCGTCTCGCATCACATGAAACAGCTCGCGGCCGCCGGCCTGGTCACGCGCGAGCAGCGCGGCAGGTGGGCGTACTACGCACTCGTGCCGGACGCGTTCACGGGGCTCGCGGCCGCGCTCACGGCCTGCACCCCCGTGACCGCCAGCAACTCGAGCTTCGACGCATCCTCCGTGCCCGGGGCGGCGGTGTAG